AATCTTTTTCAATCTCGAGACAAGGCTCGGCCACACCCGGGGTGTAAGCCAGCGACAAATCTTTTTGGGTAGCGCAGGGTTTGGTGGCAATAATTTCAATTTTCCCTTTGGGCGTTATTTCATGATAATTTAATGCTTCATTTTTAGTTATCATTTTTCAATCTCGATTAATTTTTGCCCGGCCTCGACAGAATCGCCAACTTTGACATGAATATTTTTTACCGTTCCATCGAGTGGACAGTTGATTTCGTTTTGCATCTTCATGGCCTCAACAATGAGTACCACGGCACCTTTGGTGACACTGTCACCAACGTTTAATTTTAATTCGATCACTTTGCCTGCCATGGGGGCTTCGATGATGCCAGAGCCTTCGTCTCCATAGGCATCGCCATCGTGGGCCTTCAGAGGGTCGATGATTTTTAAAGTATAGGGGATGTGCCCTAAGACTAATTGGCATTTATCATCTTTAACTTGAGCCTCAAGATCGATGATTTTGAATTGGTCTAAGAGAAATGTGTAAATGGGTTTTTTGTCTAATAGCAATTCGAATTGATGAGAAGATTTCCCCAAATGCACCACATAAGTCGAAGCGTCTTTTTCTTCGATTTGCACTTCAAAATTTTCACCTTCGGTGTGGAGATGATAAGTGCAACTCATGATGAACGTAACCCTGCCTTTCGCCCCAGAAGTTTCCAAGCAGAAACGCTGGCGGCTTCAGTGCCGCTCGTGGTGGGTTTAAGAGATTTATTGTGTAAATGCTGGGTGAGGGCTGCCAACATGAGGGCAATTTCTTTTTCTTGAGGGTCAATCTTTAAAATTTCAGCAAGATGTTGGTCGACAAAATGTGTGTCGTAATGGCCTTTGACAAAATCAGCAATTTCTAAAGCGCGGCGATGAAAATAAAGATTGGTTTTAATGCCAATGATTTTATATTCGGCCAAGGCCCGCTTCATTCGGGTGATGGCCTCTTGGCGCGTGTTTCCCCAGGTGATGAGTTTGGCTAAAATTGGGTCATATTCCATGGGAACAGTAAACCCTTGATAAATACCATTGTCGAGCCTCACTTCAGGGCCATGGGGATATTGTTGATCGATCACCAAGCCAGGGGAGGGGCGAAAGTTGTTAAAGGGGTCTTCGGCATAAATTCGGCATTCGATAGCTGCGCCGGTTTGAGTAATATCGGCTTGTTTAAGGGGGAGTGGTTTACCCATAGCAATTTCTAATTGTAATTTGACCAAATCAAGATGGGTGACGCATTCGGTGATGGGGTGTTCGACTTGTAGCCTGGTGTTGACTTCGAGGAAATAGCAATTTTGGTTTTTGTCGACCAACATTTCAATTGTGCCGGCATTTTGGTAACCCACGTGTTTAGCTAGTTTGAGGGCGATGTCACAAACTTTTTTGCGAGTGGCCTCGGTGATAAAAGGCGAGGGCGATTCTTCAATAATTTTTTGATGACGGCGCTGAATCGAACATTCTCGTTCAAAAAGATGGATTACATTGCCGTGTTGGTCGCCTAATATTTGCACCTCAATGTGGTGAGGGCCTTCGATTAATTTTTCAATAAATACCGAACCATCTTTAAAAGATTTGAGGGCCTCGCCGCTGGCCAATTCAAAAGCACTAGCCAGCTCTTCTTCTCGATGCACGGTGCGCATGCCTTTGCCGCCGCCCCCCATCGCGGCTTTGAGTAAGATCGGGTAACCCATTTGTTGGGCAATCTTTTTAGCCTCGGATAAATCTTGGATGGCTTTTTCCATGCCGGGAATGACTGGCACGCCTGCTTGGATAGCGATTTTACGGGCTTCGATCTTAGAACCCATTTGCGAGATGGTTTTAGGGCTGGGGCCTACGAAGATCATTCCTGCATCGATGACGGTTTGAGCAAACTGGGCGTTTTCTGAAAGAAAGCCATAACCGGGATGAATCGCATCAACCCGAGCTTTTTTGGCAATGGCAATAATTTTTTCGATATTGAGATAGCTTTCAGTCGCGGGCGATTTTCCCAAATAATAGGCTTCATCAGCTCGTCTTACGTGCAGTGCGCTACGATCGGCGTCGGAAAAAAGTGCAACCGTGGTAATGCCCAGCTCACGACAAGTGCGCAGGATGCGTATGGCGATTTCTCCTCGATTGGCAATAAGCACTTTTTTGATAGATGAGGCCATAGAGCTATAGAGGGATATTGCCGTGCTTTTTATTGGGATTTTTGTCGACCTTGTTGCTTAACATTTGCAGCGCGGTGATAATTTTGCTGCGAGTCTCACTGGGCATGATGATTTCGTCGATATAACCTAGCTCGGCGGCTTTGTAAGGGGTGGCAAAGGTTTCACGATATTTTTCGACCAAACGTTTTCGTTCAGCTTCAGGGTCTTTAGCTTCGGCTAATTCTTTTCGAAAAATAATATTCACTGCGCCTTCGCTACCCATCACGGCAATTTCAGCAAAGGGATAGGCATAGTTAATATCGCCACGGATGTGTTTAGAACTCATAACATCGTAGGCGCCGCCGTAACCTTTGCGTGTGATGAGAGTTACTTTAGGGATGGTGGCTTCACAAAAGGCATAAAGTAATTTAGCACCATGTAAAATAATGCCACCGTATTCTTGCTGGGTGCCTGGTAAAAACCCGGGGACATCTACAAAGGTGACAATAGGAATATTAAAGGCATCACAAAAGCGAACGAAGCGCGCCGCTTTAATAGAAGCATTAATATCAAGGCAACCGGCTAACACCATGGGTTGATTGGCTACAATCCCCGCCACTTTTCCATTATAGCGACCAAAACCAATCAGGATATTTTTGGCATAATCAGGGGCAATTTCAAAAAAGTCTTCGTGGTCGAGGGTGGCCTTAATAATGGTTTTCATGTCGTAAGGTTTGTTGGGATTTTCAGGCACGAAATTTTCTAAATTTGCCAATTTGCGTTGTGAATCGTCGGTGCAATTTTCAACGGGGGGATCTTCTAAATTATTTTGTGGCAGGTAACCCAAGAGCTTGCGGATGAGTAATAAACAAGCCTTATCGTTAGGAGAGCGTAATTGGCAAACCCCGCTTTTGCTGCTGTGGGCCAAGGCGCCGCCTAGGTCTTCTTTGGAAACTTCTTCATGGGTGACCTGTTTAATGACCTCGGGGCCGGTGATGAACATGTGGGCAGTCTTTTCCACCATAATAATAAAGTCGGTAAGGGCAGGGGAATAAACCGCACCCCCGGCACAAGGGCCCATAATCGCTGAAATTTGGGGGATGACCCCGCTCGACATAACATTGCGTTGAAAAATATCGGCATAGCCGGCTAACGAAAGCACGCCTTCTTGAATACGGGCCCCACCCGAATCATTTAAACCAATGACCGGGGCGCCCGTTTTAGTTGCTAAATCCATGATTTTACAAATCTTTTTTGCATAGGCCTCGCCCAGCGAACCGCCGAAACTCGTAAAGTCTTGGGCAAAAATGTAAGCAAGCCGGCCATTAATGTAGCCATAGCCAGTGATGACCCCGTCCCCTAAAATCTTTTTCTTTTCCATGCCAAAGTCAGCAATGCGATGGGTGACAAAACGGTCTAATTCGACAAAGGTGCCGGGATCTAGGAGGAGTTCGATTCTTTCCCGAGCGGTGAGTTTGCCCAATTGGTGCTGGGCTTCGATCCGATCTTTGCCCCCGCCCAAGAGGGCCTCTTCGTTTCGTTTTTGTAATTGCTGGTAACGTTCTTGATGAGAACTCATAGGAAAGTGGACCATAGCCAATCCGGCGCAGAGGTCAATAGTTTTTAGAGTTTAATCATGATAGGCGGAGAGGCGGCTACTTCTGTTTTACTTTCAATTTCTTGGGCGATGGCTTTGAAGATAGCGCCGATTTTTCCCGTGGGATTTGCATGAACAATCGGAATACCATCGTCGCTCGAAATGCGAGTGGCAAGGTCAATGGGGATAGAACCCAAAAATGGGATGCCCAATTTTTTACTTTGCAACATCCCGCCGCCGGTGGAAAAAATTTCGGTAATTTCATGGCAATGGGGGCATTCAAATTGGCTCATGTTTTCAATAATTCCAATAATGGGGGTGTTCACCTTACGAAACATCTGGATGCCACGCACCACATCAGCCAAGGCAATTTCTTGTGGGGTGGTTACAATAATGGCCCCCGAGATTTGCAAAAGTTGGGTGAGAGAAAGTTGGGTGTCACCGGTGCCGGGTGGTAAATCGATGACTAAATAATCTAATTCACCCCATTCGACATCATCGACAAATTGTTGAATCAATTTTCCCACCATGGGGCCGCGTAAAATAGCGGCATCTTGTTCGCCCATTAAATAACCCACCGACATGGATTTAATACCAAATTTTTCATGGGGGATCATTTTGGTTTTGTTTTCATTAAGCGAGGGGGGCATATTTTTGAGGCCTAACAGGGTAGGAAGCGAGGGCCCATAGATATCGGCGTCGAGAACCCCCACCCGATTTCCCAAATGCGAAAGCGCAATCGCCAAATTGATGGCCAAGGTAGATTTTCCGACCCCACCCTTGGCACTGGCCACCGCCAAAATGTGGCGGGCTGAAAGCCTGGGTTGATCTTCGTGGGCATGATCATGTTCGTGATGATGCCCGTGGTCGTGAGTATGGGGCGTTTCAAAAAAGATTTTTACCGACCCTAAGTTAGGGACTTTTTTTAAAGCCTGGTTGATTTCGAGTTCTAAATGGGCCTTCAATTGAGGGTTGGGTAGCAAGACTGTAAATTGAACATTATTGCCCAGCACCCTAAAATTTTTTATGCGATCTGTGGCGACTAGACCCTGCTTAGTTTCAGGGTCCATAACCTTGGCCAGCGCTTGATAAATCTGTTTTTCCATAGGGTGTTGTAAGTATGTCTTATGCCCATGAATTTCAAGGTCAAAAAAACAGAAATGACTTTTGGTAGGCTATGGTAATATGATTAAAACGAAATGATTCGAAAACAACCTATTTACTTAGATTATCATGCAACGACTCCGCTAGATCCTGAAGTGTTGGCAGCCATGTTGCCTTATTTGAAAGATGATTTTGGCAATGCCGCCAGTCAGCAGCATATCTTTGGGTTGAAAGCGCAAGCAGCGGTTAAAAAGGCAAGGAAAGATATTGCTCAATGTTTGGGTTCAGAAGAATCCGAAATTATTTTTACGAGTGGGGCCACCGAATCGAATAATCTAGCTATCTTGGGGTTAGCCCAAAGATTTGAAGGTAAACATTTCATTACCACAGCGGTCGAACATAAATCGGTTTTAGATCCCCATAAATTTTTAACAAGTCGTGGGTTCAAGGTAACGATTTTGCCGGTTGATTCTTGCGGTAAGGTTTCTGTTGCAGAGTTCAAACAAGCCATCACTCCCGATACAGTTCTTATTTCAGTGATTGCAGCAAATAATGAAATTGGTACTTTAAATCCCATCGCAGAAATTGGTGAGCTTGCCAGCCTTGCCAAAATTACTTTTCATGTGGATGGGGCACAAGCGGTAGGTAAGGTGCCCATCGATGTAGAAAAAATGAAAATTGATTTATTGTCATTTACGGCCCACAAATTTTATGGGCCCAAGGGTTGTGGTGGTTTGTATGTTCGTAAGCGCCCGCATGCTGTGAAATTAAATCCCTTGTTTTATGGTGGTGGGCATGAAGCGGGCTTGCGTTCGGGCACATTAAATGTTCCTGCGATTGTTGGTATGGCCAAAGCCATGCAAAAGGCTTGTCAATTGAGAGCCGAAGAAGCTAAGCGTTTGATAAAATTGCGAGAGCGTCTTTACCAAGGTATTTGTTCTGGTCTTGACGAAGTCTATTTAAACGGACATTCTACCGATAGGTTGCCCGGCAACTTGAATCTTAGTTTCGTTGGGGTTAAAAGCAATGCCTTAATGATGGCAATGCCAGAAATTGCGGTTTCAAGTGGTTCGGCATGTAGTTCAGCGAATCCAGAACCGAGCCATGTGTTAAAGGCTTTAGGATTTTCGCCCGAACGAGCAGAAAGTGCGATTCGGTTTGGGTTGGGAAGATTGACGACCGAAACAGAGATCGATTATACGATTAAGCGAGTCATCGAAGTTGTTAAAAAACTGAGAGAGAATGGAGCTGTCATTGTGAGGATCTGAGGGGGGCACTCTGTCATTGCGAACCCAGCAGGGTGAAGCAATCTCGCTTGGGCCAATTGAGATTGCTTCGCCTTGCTGGGCTCGCAATGACAGAAGGCTTATCAATGGTTCCGCAATGACAGAGCAAGCACTATGATTACACTAACAGAGCAGGCATTAACTCAGATCAAAAAGATCATTACCGAACAGGGTAAACCCAATTGGGGGATTCGCTTTGGAATACAGGGTGGGGGTTGTTCGGGGTTACAATATAAGTTTGATATTGTAGAAAACCCAGAACCCAAAGATCACGTGGTAGAACAAAACGGGGTCAAGATTTTCATCGATCCTAAGAGTGGTTTATACATCAAAGGCATGGTGGTGGATTGGCATTCAGATATTATGGGTTCAAATTTCGTGTTTAATAACCCCAATGCGAAACAATCTTGTGGATGTGGAACCAGTTTCTCGGTATAGCTGTCATTGCGAGCAATGTCATCCCTGCGGAGGCGGGGACCCACGATGGAGCGTGGCAATCTCGATTTGGGTAATTTTAACATGAAAAAATTTTTATTAGTGTTAATATTTTCTTTTTTTACAGTTTCTTGTGCTAGCACCCATTTTCAAATTCAACCTGCGGTTGCAACCCGTACTTTAAATCAAAAAGACATTGTCAGGGCCGAGTTTGATACCATGTCGGCGGATACTCGCTCTGACAAAACCGCAGCCATTGTGGTGGGCACATTGATTGGGGCGATTATTTTGAGCGGCATCATTGTGCCGATCGTCGTATTGTCCGATTAAACCAGGTGCCACAAACCATTTTCTTCCCGCACTTTGCCTAGATTAGCCGCCCGTTGTAGGTGTTTTTGGATCATTTGGCGTTCGAAACTGGCATATAGAGGGTTCACCAACATGGCTTTTCGATAAATGATGCCAGAGGCAGAAAGTTCAGCTACCGTTTTAGGCCCTGTTTTTAAGGCTTCAAGGATTTGGGCATCACGATCGTGGATATCTTTTTCAAATCGCATCACTTTTTGGGTAAATTTTTCCCGATCATAAATTCGACCACCATGACTTGTTACATAATGTTCAACATGAATATTGCGAATCCGGCTTAAGGAACGCAAGAATTGATCGATATCTGAAACAATATTGGCATACCATGGGCCCATAGGGGTCAGGTCAATATCGCTGGTAAATAAAAGGCTTATATCTTCAAATAACAAACCAATGTGGCCAGGGGTGTGCCCGGGCAAGTGAACCACCTTCACTTTATTTTCTTTTAAGTCGAGATAATCACCATCTTCTACATTTAGGCTAATGTGCCTTTCCATCATGTCGAGAGAAGAAAAGAGCATGCGTAGCCATTCTTTATAAAAACTTTCTTCGGTGTCAGCGTATTTAAGATAATTTTCAAAATTGGCAATCGCAGGCAAGTCGAGTTTGTGACAAATAAATTTAGCTTCTTTAAAAAGCGAGCCTAGCGAACGATGGTCGGCGTGATAGTGGGTGTTTAAAACAAATTTAACGATCTTTTGGCTGGCAACAGATTCGAGATAGCTAAAGCTAGCCGAAGGGTCGACAATGGTCGTGTTGGGGTCGTGAATCAGGATAGAGTTAGAAAAAAATATATCTTTAGAATTGTGCCCCCAAATAAATTCAATATTTCCGATTTGAACCCCATGGGGTAACTGCTTAATTTCAGCCATAGGTTTTTATACCATCCCATTACCTTTAAGAAAATCTCTCATTTTGAGAGCTATTCTCAAATTGAGAGGGGTAGCGCCGGCCGTCTTTTCGTGCGTCAATGCAACTATTTAAAATCATTTGATAATTTTTTACAACTTTCATTGTAACCTGGCATAAAGCATGCACACTTATTCTTATGCGGTATGGGGTTTAAAGAAGAAAAACAAGTAGTCGGTCAAGAATCTACTGAACCACCCAAGCGTTCATGGGTAGCTGCGGGGTGGATGGGTCGGGGTTTGCCCTCGCTGGTGGATTCTAAATTATTCGTTCATGGGAATCGGGCCACCCTTACTTTTATTGTCAATAGATCCGTGGCGAGCATTCATTACGACCAAGGTGCCGAAGCCATCTATTATAAAGGCAGGAACCTCACCAACCTTCATCTTTCCGATGAACAAATTGGATGTTTGTTTCGTTTTGCAGAACTCTTGCAAGAAAATTACACGGGGTCGGATTTGGCGCGGGATTACCTGGTTTGCCTTAATAGAGTTTTATCTTCTAAACGATTGTGATAACTGCGTTAACGGTGTGGAAATTCTTCTGAAGCGGGAAGAGGCTACTCGAAACCCCTTTGCTCGGGGTTGAGAGAGCCTCTGCCGGATTCAGAAGAATTTCCACACCGTTAACGTAATTGGCTTATTTTATGTCCACTGACCCTTTAAACCTACGCAATCTTTTACGGCTGCCTCCTCGCATTGATGATCTCCCTTTGGCCGAGCATGAAGCTCGAGAGGTAGTTAAACAAAGCTGGGAATTTCAAGATGGCGAGCATAAATTTGATTTTTTGCGAGGGCGAATTGTACTGAACAATCAAGATTTGGCTTATTTTATTTCGGAAAACTTAACCCATCTTTCGGCCCATTATTGGACCAACCTGGCTAAAAAATTAGATAACTATCGCAAATGGGCCCTGCACCATGCGCAAGATCCTGAAAAACTCGCCATGCTGGCAGCATTGGTACAAGCCTTTTTGGCCAAAATCTTTGGGCGCATTAAAAAGAAGTTTGATGAAACCGTTGATGGAGTGTCTTTTCATCTAGAAGAAGGCCAATTATTGCTCAACGGGATTAATGTGAATGCCTTTATCCGGTTGGCCAAAAAATATCCTGATAATAAACGGGCCAAGGTGTTTATGAAGGGTTTGCGTGGTCGGTTGAAATTGTTACTAACGAATCAATGGGGCAATAACGAATATGAAAAAATTCGTGATGTGATCGTGGGGTTTATTCGGCTCATTGATGAACTACTTGAAGAAAAATCCCCTGGTCTTTATGAATTGCCACCTACCGTCTTGCTCAAAGATTTAAAGAAGCTGAAGTGATTTGTCATTGCGAGGCTACTAGTAGGGCCCCTCTGTCATTGCGAACCCAGCAGGGTGAAGCAATCTCCCCGGTTGGGCAGAATAGATTGCTTCACCCCTAAAGGGGTTCGCAATGACAGAGGGCATGAAAGGCCTCGCAATGACAGAGGGGATTATGAGAGGGCTCGCAATGACATCTTTTGGCATGCAACGTGCATTCTTTGCATGGCATGACGATTCTATTTTCAAGGCCTTTGTTATGGGCGCTTGTGGGTGCAGGTTTGGGGATTTGCCTTGCGCATGCAGACATTCCTTTAAAAACGAACCCCTGGATTGTCCTTTTAGCAGGGCTGCTCTGGGTTTTTTTGTGGCGGCATTTTTTCAGTGAAGCTTTATTGCGTGGGGTGTTGGTTATCAATCTAGTTGCATTATCGATCATCGGTGGTGCAGTTTCGTACTCACATCATGAAAAAAGTGATTTAGTTCGCGAATCCATTTCATTGCCTTGGTCGGGGGTGGCTTGGGTTGAGGTGGCAAGCGCCTGCATGCCTTATGGCGATCAGGTTAGAATGTTAGTTAGGCTTAAAACTATACAGGATAATGAAAAAATCTCAGCCCAAGGGTTGGTAAAATTAACCGTGGTAACTGATCGTTGTGAGTGGGTGAAAGGGGATTTATTAAAAATAAAGGGCAAACTTAAAGCTATTCTTGGTTTTAAAAATCCTTACAGTTTTGATTCAAAGGCTTATTGGGAAAATCAAGGCGTGCATGCTTCGATGTTTTTATCAAAGCCAGAACTTATTGAGGTAGTCAACAAAAGTCGTTACATTTCTAGATTTTTAGAGACTTATCGCCTAACCTTAATCCAAGACCTTCAACAATTTTTGTCGGGATATTCACAAAAAATTTTTCAATCTTTATTGTTGGGCACACCCATTGATTCAAAAGAGGGTTTGGCCCAAGGTTTTCAAACCTTGGGGCTTACGCATGTGTTAGTGGTTTCAGGCTTTCACCTCGTGTTGTTTGGAGCCTCCTTTTTTTATCCCCTCTACTTTATTTTTTCATTATGGCCGCTCTTAGCCGAACGAGGTTTGGCGTTTAAATTAGCCTTGTTGACAAGTTTCATCCCCACCTTAGTCTATGCCTTGCTTACTGGCTGGAACCCTCCGGTGGCTAGGTCAGCGGTGATGATGGGTTTAGGGTTGGGGGTAATTTTAATAGGGCGCATTAAAGATGCGTTGACGATTTTTTGTTTTACAGCCCTTTGTTTATTAATCGTTCAACCTAAACTTTTATTAGATTTAAGTTTTCAATTGTCGGCCTTGGCTACCTTAACGCTCATTCTTTTTTTACCGCCTTGCCATCGGCAACTGCAAACGGCCATGCAAAAAACAAGTTTGAAACCAAGGTTTCAAACATTAATTGTTATCACCATAGATTCGCTCGCATCGACCATGGCCATTCAGGTGGTGCTTTACCCATTCTTAGTCAACAGCTTTGGGCGTTTTTCCCTTTTAGCACCTCTGGCCAATCTCATTTTAGGGCCGCTTATTTCCTTCATCATTTTGCCCATAGGTTTTTATGCCTTATTTTTTATGCCCAAACTTTGGGGTTTTGGAATACTAGCCGGATTAGCAAGATTTTTCGAACCTCTCTGGGTTTATTTAAGCACTCATTTTACCAGTTCCATTTTTTGCCCCTTGGTACCCCCGGTGCAAGGCTTTGGTTGGGTCATTTATGGTTGCTTGGCTTTAGGAATATTGCTGTGGGCACATCCCAGCCTCGCCAAAAAATTTTTTCTAATAGGAGCGGCATTCTTTATTTTAAATTATAGTTTTTCGTGGGGGAAGGCTTATTGTTTTCCTCCACGTCATATGACCGTGACGATGTTTGATGTGGGGCAAGGCGATGCTTTGTTAATTCAGTTGCCGGGAGGGCCTAACCTACTGATCGATGGTGGGGGCTTGCCATTTTCTAATTTAGATATAGGCCAAAGCGTGTTGGCCCCTGAGTTATTGGGTCGCGGGATTCATCAGCTGGATTATGTTGTTTTAACTCATCCCGATGCGGATCATGCCAAGGGTTTAGGATTTGTATTGAAAAATTTTAGGGTGGGAGAATTTTGGTGGAATGGCAAGGGGTCGTTGTTGGAAGATGTTAAGCTGGCGGGGGTGAGGGATCGTGTTTTACAAGCCGGTGAAACCTTTGCATTAGGCAAGGCAATAGTTCAAGTGGTTCATGCAGGTTCTGAGGCAGAAGATGATAATAACGCTTCTTTGGTGTTACGCTTATGTTGGCGCCAGGTTTGTTTTTTGTCGACCGGAGACATTGCAAAAGATGCTGAAACCTTAATTTTAGAACAAAACCAAGTTTTGGTAAAAAGCCAAATTCTTAAAATACCCCACCATGGTTCTAAAACCTCAAGCCTCGAATCTTTTCTCGATCAGGTTAATCCCCAAATTGCATTATTGTCGGTGGGCGAAAACAACCCCTATCATTTGCCGAATCGTAAAATTATGGAGCGATATCAAAGCAAGGGGATCAAAATATTACGCACCGATCAAAACGGAGAAATTACTTTAAAGACCGACGGAGAAAAAATTTATTATAATACGTTTAACGGGGACCAGGGGATTGTTCCCATCCGTTGATGCGCCAACCAAAAGGTGCCTTACGCAAAACCGTAACTTCAACTGGGATCGTATTGCCATTTTCTAACTGAACATTGGCCCCAATGGCGGCCAGATTTTTTTGTAATTCGTTAATCGATTCAATTTCAACCTGGCTTACCTTAGAATTAAATTCACTGGTGGGGTATTTTTTGCCATATTTATTAAAAAAATGGGCTAAGAGATGGTCGGCCCGTTTAGCGGTTGGCACCCGAGTGCAGGCGGCTAAAAAAACGACTAAGATTGATAGCGCTAAGACTTTCTTCATGTTAAACCTTAATATATAATGTTGTAGTATTCATCAAGTCAATAAAGAGCCGAATAAATCCCATGTCATCCCCCGGCTTGATCCCCCGGTCAAGCCGGGGGACGGGATCCAAGATAGTATGGAATCTTTCATCGCCCACATTGAGCAATTTCATCCGCTGTGGATTTACCTCATTTTATTTTTTGCTGGGGTTCTGGAGTATATTTTCCCCCCTTTCCCGGGCGACTCGATTATTTTATTTGGGGCCTTTTTAGCAGCGAAGGGAGTTATTAATATCCATTACGCCTTTGCCGTGACGACGCTCGGTTTTATTTCGGGATTGAGCTTACTTTATTGGTTTGGGCTCAAAAAAGGCCGCCAGTTTTTTATGAAGCGAAACACTCGATTTTTTTCGATTAAAACTCTTACCAAAACCGAATTACATTTTCAAAAATATGGTTGGTTATTGATTGTGGTTCATCGATTTTTGTTTTCGTTACGCATGATCGTCATTTTGCTAGCCGGCATTGGCCAGTTACCCTTTAAAAGGATGTTGGCCTTTTCAATGGTGAGTTTGATGTTGTGGAATGTGTTGTTATTTTATTTGGGCTTTGTGTTGCAGTTAAGTTACGAAACCCTATCTTATTATTTTCAATATTCTTCGAATTTGTTCTATTTAATTGTGCTGCTGGGGATGGGTGTGTATTTCTTGATTAGACAGGTTAGAAATTAATGTCATATATGGATCCCGGGTCTAGCCCGGGATGACGCAATACCGTCATGCCGGACCTGATCCGGCATCCATTCATTCTGAACCCAGCGGGGTGAAGAATCTTCCATCTATTTCTGAATAACTAGCGGGTTTTTACTTGGGTCAGCCGATACCAGCCGATATTCAACAATCTTTTTCAATGCCTTGGCAAACAACGGGGCTTCTCCGCGCGGGATGTTAATCGTAGCGCCGGTAGGGATGGGTTTGCCTTCATGCAGATAAGGGTCTTTTAAACCCAAGTTTAATCTTACCAAAACATCTTTAGAAAGACCGGTTTCATTAGCCAGGTCATCGAGGCTTGCTTCTTGGGAAAGAGGGAATTTTTCTAGCAGGGCAGGGGGTTCTTTTTTGATCGAGCCAAAATATTTAGAATAATTTTCAGCTGTTTCTAAGGCTGCCAAAAAAGAAGGAAAGAAATTGCGTGAAGCAAAACCATAACTCCCGCCGCGGTATTGCGTAATAATCGTTGCAATGTCGGTGGTACCCAGCGTGTCAATGGCCCGGCGCAAACTCCCTCGCCCAGAATTGTAGGCGTTAATGGCCAAAGGCCAAGTGCCCAAGGCCTCGTAATTGCTTTTGAG
This genomic window from Deltaproteobacteria bacterium contains:
- a CDS encoding biotin/lipoyl-binding protein, giving the protein MSCTYHLHTEGENFEVQIEEKDASTYVVHLGKSSHQFELLLDKKPIYTFLLDQFKIIDLEAQVKDDKCQLVLGHIPYTLKIIDPLKAHDGDAYGDEGSGIIEAPMAGKVIELKLNVGDSVTKGAVVLIVEAMKMQNEINCPLDGTVKNIHVKVGDSVEAGQKLIEIEK
- a CDS encoding acetyl-CoA carboxylase biotin carboxylase subunit; the encoded protein is MASSIKKVLIANRGEIAIRILRTCRELGITTVALFSDADRSALHVRRADEAYYLGKSPATESYLNIEKIIAIAKKARVDAIHPGYGFLSENAQFAQTVIDAGMIFVGPSPKTISQMGSKIEARKIAIQAGVPVIPGMEKAIQDLSEAKKIAQQMGYPILLKAAMGGGGKGMRTVHREEELASAFELASGEALKSFKDGSVFIEKLIEGPHHIEVQILGDQHGNVIHLFERECSIQRRHQKIIEESPSPFITEATRKKVCDIALKLAKHVGYQNAGTIEMLVDKNQNCYFLEVNTRLQVEHPITECVTHLDLVKLQLEIAMGKPLPLKQADITQTGAAIECRIYAEDPFNNFRPSPGLVIDQQYPHGPEVRLDNGIYQGFTVPMEYDPILAKLITWGNTRQEAITRMKRALAEYKIIGIKTNLYFHRRALEIADFVKGHYDTHFVDQHLAEILKIDPQEKEIALMLAALTQHLHNKSLKPTTSGTEAASVSAWKLLGRKAGLRSS
- a CDS encoding methylmalonyl-CoA carboxyltransferase, with amino-acid sequence MSSHQERYQQLQKRNEEALLGGGKDRIEAQHQLGKLTARERIELLLDPGTFVELDRFVTHRIADFGMEKKKILGDGVITGYGYINGRLAYIFAQDFTSFGGSLGEAYAKKICKIMDLATKTGAPVIGLNDSGGARIQEGVLSLAGYADIFQRNVMSSGVIPQISAIMGPCAGGAVYSPALTDFIIMVEKTAHMFITGPEVIKQVTHEEVSKEDLGGALAHSSKSGVCQLRSPNDKACLLLIRKLLGYLPQNNLEDPPVENCTDDSQRKLANLENFVPENPNKPYDMKTIIKATLDHEDFFEIAPDYAKNILIGFGRYNGKVAGIVANQPMVLAGCLDINASIKAARFVRFCDAFNIPIVTFVDVPGFLPGTQQEYGGIILHGAKLLYAFCEATIPKVTLITRKGYGGAYDVMSSKHIRGDINYAYPFAEIAVMGSEGAVNIIFRKELAEAKDPEAERKRLVEKYRETFATPYKAAELGYIDEIIMPSETRSKIITALQMLSNKVDKNPNKKHGNIPL
- a CDS encoding Mrp/NBP35 family ATP-binding protein, which translates into the protein MEKQIYQALAKVMDPETKQGLVATDRIKNFRVLGNNVQFTVLLPNPQLKAHLELEINQALKKVPNLGSVKIFFETPHTHDHGHHHEHDHAHEDQPRLSARHILAVASAKGGVGKSTLAINLAIALSHLGNRVGVLDADIYGPSLPTLLGLKNMPPSLNENKTKMIPHEKFGIKSMSVGYLMGEQDAAILRGPMVGKLIQQFVDDVEWGELDYLVIDLPPGTGDTQLSLTQLLQISGAIIVTTPQEIALADVVRGIQMFRKVNTPIIGIIENMSQFECPHCHEITEIFSTGGGMLQSKKLGIPFLGSIPIDLATRISSDDGIPIVHANPTGKIGAIFKAIAQEIESKTEVAASPPIMIKL
- a CDS encoding cysteine desulfurase; translated protein: MRKQPIYLDYHATTPLDPEVLAAMLPYLKDDFGNAASQQHIFGLKAQAAVKKARKDIAQCLGSEESEIIFTSGATESNNLAILGLAQRFEGKHFITTAVEHKSVLDPHKFLTSRGFKVTILPVDSCGKVSVAEFKQAITPDTVLISVIAANNEIGTLNPIAEIGELASLAKITFHVDGAQAVGKVPIDVEKMKIDLLSFTAHKFYGPKGCGGLYVRKRPHAVKLNPLFYGGGHEAGLRSGTLNVPAIVGMAKAMQKACQLRAEEAKRLIKLRERLYQGICSGLDEVYLNGHSTDRLPGNLNLSFVGVKSNALMMAMPEIAVSSGSACSSANPEPSHVLKALGFSPERAESAIRFGLGRLTTETEIDYTIKRVIEVVKKLRENGAVIVRI
- a CDS encoding iron-sulfur cluster assembly accessory protein, whose amino-acid sequence is MITLTEQALTQIKKIITEQGKPNWGIRFGIQGGGCSGLQYKFDIVENPEPKDHVVEQNGVKIFIDPKSGLYIKGMVVDWHSDIMGSNFVFNNPNAKQSCGCGTSFSV